GTGGGGCCTTTAAAAACTTTGTGAGCCACAAACCCCCATTATATTAAAAGTGTATTGTATATTACACTTCAAATCACCTAACACTACAATCATCACTATCATTTATTGATGATGAAGTGAATAGGAACATGGTGGAGATATGACCAGACAATATTAGCAAAACCCAATGACTTGAGTGATCCCTTCTGTGTCAAGAATTGGTGTTTATATAGAgcaattacaatttacaaacaatatCCCAGACAATTAATACATTAGTTTTTCCATACAACAGTATTAACACAAGCATGGTGATAGAAATAGGCAATTGTTGTCTTACCATGAACAGACCTGGGTATAAATTCCTTGGTCTCTGTTTGTCCATTACAGGAGACAGTGCAGCTGACTATCACCCCCAGGTGCTTGGACACAGATGGTATAAATGTCAGTAATGAAGTTATATTAACCAGCCCTTCTCTATCAGCCTGTTCTATATCCTTAGATAACAAGTAACCGGAGTCTGTCCGGGAATCTCCTCCATTGCTGGATATTTCTTCTGCTGGTCCATCCGTCGGTTTCACCATCCACTTCACATTGGTGTCCTCAGAGCAATAAGACACTGAGCAATACACGGTGACCTTCTCCCCATGAATCCATCGAGAAGGTCCCCCAATCTCCCCAACAATCCATATTGGCTCATGTGCtggacagaaaaacacaaaaattacatttaaaaacaaaataatacagagGGATAACGTGTGGAAAAAAGAAAACGttaatagaaatttatttttctacaatttaaaaacataaaaagttaaaactttcATTGTggtatataatttttgtaatgcaaaaaaaatcactcaTGTACATCATCAGACATTAATTGTTTGAAAGCAAAGGATAGAAAGGAAAAGGAGCGCTATCATTAAATATTGATATGTGTATCTATTGTAGTAAAGGTGATATcagataatattataaattacttaAATGTGAGAGCTAAAAAGCAATGGTACATTAATACTCAGCCCGTGCTGCACAGAAGTTAAGATGTTGCTGTTGCACTCATTTTTAGTTTCTGTTGGATTTTTGGTGCAGTGCACCCCTTTATGTATCATGCACATACTACAATGGAGGTGCCTTCTGGACAtttgttggggtgccattcaaaatgattaaaagtaaaattagaaACATGAGTGGTTTGAACAAGCCTACTTTCAAAATCCTTTCAGCTTTTCTTATCAGCAGAAGCCAAATGATCTctgaataataaatgtataatacacaGACCTGTTTCTGCAATATCAGAGTCAGTCTCAGATACAGTTTGTGAAACTTGGTGAAGACGTTGTTGCTGATTGTCTTCTGGCGGTGGCACAGCTGCAGTGTTTATGTCTGTCAATCAGATAATACAAAGCttgtcaatataaaatatacaaataattagcACATTGTGTATAGACTATGAGGATAAAGAGCCAATGTAGGGAATACTTATAAATCTGAAGCGTGTAAAATGTTTGCTTAGATCAACCAAACTCCATACAATATTGGGGGGCTTAAACATTTCTGAAGggggaacattttttatttattttctgctataCTGCTCAATACTTTCTGGGGGGGtgtagttattttattattatattggcaaaaatattggtaaattatttatttaaacctaaTATGTGATAGAAAAACCTTTGGACTTCTTCATTCACCATATTCTATGACCTTtacaacataatacattttccattgaTTGAAGTGTTGCCAATGTAATATTTCCAACTAAAGCCCAGAtctctaatattattttatctcCATGTGGTATAATAATTGTCAGCTTTTATTGATTTAGGAACCCAATATAATGTCATCTATAGCAATCTGGGGAATCCTTTGAAAATCTTGACCAGCAGGCTGAGTCtctataaaactttatattttatgttatgtacaGAATAGAGACCTATTTGTACTTGATGTGCAGATCAGGTTTAACCTCCTTGCAACAAAATAATTATATGCTTCTATTAGGCCTGCAATTTGTACAAAACAGTCCCATGAGCTTTTTGGTAATAGCATTGCGGTAGATTATTTGACTTGCTATCATCCCAGCATAGAAAATCTTGAACAAATAGCAATTAGGTTTCACAGCAAATTCACTAAATTAATTGAATCATCTCTTGCAGAGTAAACATTTACATTGCCAAATGAGCAGCTTAAAAACCTTATAGCAATGCAGGTCCATTGACTCAGATTTATTACTGTAGTGAATGTTTAACTCATTTACTAAGATGagtgaaaatactttaaaagtatGCTCTTGTAATTCACTACAAAGGTCTTACTAGGCCAGCACAAACCTGTTCACAGTCCTCCCCAACAAGGCTTAAAATGTGACAATTGTAGAAGAGACAAGTAGTTTAATGTATGTACTTTAGATTAGTGTGAAGATCCACAATGCATGTCCTGCTAtggtgaaataaaaacacatttgggATATACAAGACAAAGCAATGGATGGTCACCTTTTATAGTGAGANNNNNNNNNNNNNNNNNNNNNNNNNNNNNNNNNNNNNNNNNNNNNNNNNNNNNNNNNNNNNNNNNNNNNNNNNNNNNNNNNNNNNNNNNNNNNNNNNNNNNNNNNNNNNNNNNNNNNNNNNNNNNNNNNNNNNNNNNNNNNNNNNNNNNNNNNNNNNNNNNNNNNNNNNNNNNNNNNNNNNNNNNNNNNNNNNNNNNNNNNNNNNNNNNNNNNNNNNNNNNNNNNNNNNNNNNNNNNNNNNNNNNNNNNNNNNNNNNNNNNNNNNNNNNNNNNNNNNNNNNNNNNNNNNNNNNNNNNNNNNNNNNNNNNNNNNNNNNNNNNNNNNNNNNNNNNNNNNNNNNNNNNNNNNNNNNNNNNNNNNNNNNNNNNNNNNNNNNNNNNNNNNNNNNNNNNNNNNNNNNNNNNNNNNNNNNNNNNNNNNNNNNNNNNNNNNNNNNNNNNNNNNNNNNNNNNNNNNNNNNNNNNNNNNNNNNNNNNNNNNNNNNNNNNNNNNNNNNNNNNNNNNNNNNNNNNNNNNNNNNNNNNNNNNNNNNNNNNNNNNNNNNNNNNNNNNNNNNNNNNNNNNNNNNNNNNNNNNNNNNNNNNNNNNNNNNNNNNNNNNNNNNNNNNNNNNNNNNNNNNNNNNNNNNNNNNNNNNNNNNNNNNNNNNNNNNNNNNNNNNNNNNNNNNNNNNNNNNNNNNNNNNNNNNNNNNNNNNNNNNNNNNNNNNNNNNNNNNNNNNNNNNNNNNNNNNNNNNNNNNNNNNNNNNNNNNNNNNNNNNNNNNNNNNNNNNNNNNNNNNNNNNNNNNNNNNNNNNNNNNNNNNNNNNNNNNNNNNNNNNNNNNNNNNNNNNNNNNNNNNNNNNNNNNNNNNNNNNNNNNNNNNNNNNNNNNNNNNNNNNNNNNNNNNNNNNNNNNNNNNNNNNNNNNNNNNNNNNNNNNNNNNNNNNNNNNATAGGAGTGGCAATAGACCCAGTGCATGCAGTACATAGAGCTCTAGTCACATACAGCTACCCCCATTCCTTCTCTGCCATGCAAGTCTATGTGAGAACTCCGCCAACACAGAGCACACAGCAGGTGGGGGTACACGACAACAAAGAAATATAGAAGTGTGATACTGGGCATTCATTTGCTTagccacaaaaaaacatttcagtaactCCTGGATCTGATGAAGCTTTTTACCTTTATCCCGTACAGACATCTGTCTGCTCTCCCAGTCCTTCATGGAGTCGTGTTTCCAGGACACCTTCACTGCCGAGTCTGGACCACTGAAGAAGCTTCCAGTTAGTTTATGTTCACTGCGAACACTGAAGGTGCCATCACTGTTCTGAGATGTTCTGTTTGGTTCTGAAATCTCCCCGTCATTCCATTTTATCTGAATATCCCTGGGGTAAAATCCCTCTATATCCAGTGAGCACAGCACCTCTCCTGAATCAGTCAGAGACAGTTTTATAGGACTGGACACAATGGGTTTTGCTGGAATAAAGTACAAAGTCACTAGAACAAGTCTACAGAATGAATATATAAAGTTTCTGTGCATTTTTAGCATCTCTGCAGAATGGAAacttccaattttaaaaattctttcaaACTTTGGACAACACACAAACTCAATAAAGACACAAAATGCatcattgtgtttttaaaaattaaacaaaatgtgaatttaaaaagaattaaaccAATAATACCAACACATAATCATTTGTTAGCTTCAGCTCTTCTATTTTATACCAACCAATATTTCCCTTAGCATTGGGAAGGGGTCATCGTAAGGGTTACCCCAATATTACTTGTGTATTATCTAACTTTTTTATTGATGTAACATGGAACTGTGCTTCATGAGAGAAGTAAAGGTCGCTTACTGAATTTTGGTTGAATTCTGGGCGAATGCACGGCAAATATCACATTATAGGCtttattagatatttatatagatattaaTCTAATATTTCTAGATTTAAGTGATAACAcaaattataaaacatacaaatattagaaTCTCACCATAAAGACTTTTGTACTGAAAggtcttttcttttccttttccgcCATAAAGAATCTTACAGTCGATGGAAATGTTTTGGTGTTTAGCAATAGAAGGTGTGAAGGTCAGAGATGAGGTGACATCTAGAAGACCTTTTACATCAGATACATCAGTTCTCTCTCTGCGTGCCACATATCCATAAGGCTGATCTCTGTCTGTTCTCATATCCTCGGTTATTTCACAGATAAATCCGTCTGCTTCTTTCACCCTCCAGATCACTCGAGTGTCTTCCATACAGTATGAGCCTGTACAGTACAGAGTCACCTTGTCCCCGCTGTACCATGTCTGGGGGCCCTGGATGTTGTTCATAAGCAAAGCTGAAACCtctgaataaatacaaaaatatacaaaaagttaCCAAACATTTGAGATATTTTATGAAGaacatacaaagaaaattatCCAGTGCTCTAATATCGGTATTAAAGACTAGGGTTTAATAGACAAAGAATATGATGGTTTCCTCaaatataaatgcaaagaaatgtaaatcaGAAAGACTTCCACTGCAGATAAGGTTCAGTAAAAAAATGGAAGTTCCCTGGAACAGCAAGATAAGTCTAATTGTCAGTGATATAGAAACAGATAATGCACCTAATGTCACCTCCATACAATATAACCAAATATGCCATGgtatagataaatatttataagcAGGAATGAGGATTGGTCAGTTCTGCAGTGGTTTTGACCGTCATGGCTTGCAATTTCTATGAACAATTGATAAAATGTGGGTGGATAAGCTTCTAACCAGTTGGTCTGGAAACAACAAGATCCCAGCTGATGTTTGATTTGCCAACCACAAAGCATTTTATAAGACATTGTAGACATTGACTTAGAGCTGGAGCACATTGGGTAGCTTTCCTATTGACCAGGGGTGGTTCATTCTCATCTCCTTAAATGCTTTCAGAAGAATGCTtgaatgatttattatatttgtgaatatttggcTTTTATATCAAATCTGTCGTCAACTTTAAAAACCTTACCTCTATTAGGTCAAAAAAACTTCACATCAAATATTGTTTAGGGGGCAAAATCACATTGTCAGCCTTTGGGTATGGTCATTCAcaactttttatctttttgatgcaaaacattattattattattattattatccactCTACAGGTAAATTCTACTCCATTTTCTGAAAAATCCGATCTACTATATGATAAAACTGTTGTAGAAGAAAAGGTTTGGTTCTCCATCTGGTATGAGGGGATTTCTGAAATGTTGTACTTATCAGAACTGGAAATTTCAACCATATCCGGACTACCGGTCTTCCTTTCAAACCATTTCACAACCAGAATGTTGGGGAAGTAGTCTGAAACCCGGCACTGTAAGAGAACCCGATCACCCTGGAAGATGCTTTCTATTGGGATGGTCTGCAGCTTTGGGTGCCAGGGGAGATCTGAGTGtaggaaaaagaaacataaaatccTTTAAATTGGAAACTtagttttgtatttgtattgtttgtgtttgaCCTACCGGTAGTATGATACTTTTGCAATATAATTGAGGAGAGCAATGGTCAACCTGTTGTACATGCAGTACAGTAAGTGGAATTGTTCATTAgttctcacaatgggcctgatttattaaagctctccaaagctggggaggatacatttttattagttaatctcgatgatccagcaatcttggaaaggatttcttttgttagcaaatgtttctaattttgtaccagatcctttccagatttgctgaatcaccctggttcactggtgaaagtgcatcttctccattTTACTTTGCTGACCTGCTGCTTGTGTAATTATTTGTCCccctgaccctgtgattgtttgctgcttGTAGCGATCTTTGCCTGTTACCCTGACTATGCTTTGACTTTTCCCTTGGAGACATTGTTTGGTGGAATGATTACCGGTGTATGACCCCTGgttctgttttctggacttgtctctgctggactctcctgtacttCATTATCTGTGGTTTCTGACCGTGTATTGTCTGACTTCCTgcttgtgtcccctgtcctgttCTCTGGTCGTCTGGTCATCCCCAGTGCTATCCTTTGCTCACAGTGTTACATTCACCCTCTGTCATTCAGCTATGTTCTAAGGGCATTTGATCATATGTAAAAATATCTTCAGAACATctatttagaaaagaaatacCCTAACAACATTTGATCCTAGAAGAAAGACTGTAGAGCAAATGCAACACCCCATAAACAAGGCTGAAAAAATGAATAAGTTTACCTCTGACAGAGAACTCCTGAGTTTGTGATGTCTCCATGGACTGATGTTTCCATTTCATTATGACTTTATTTGAAGGATCTTTGAATAATTCTCCAGGAACTGAACATTTACTCTCCAGATCAAATGTGTTTCCGGAATCACTGATCACATTGTCTGATGGAATTTTCTTTTCAGATTGTCCCATTTTAGAGAACCATCTCCACTCTATCTCACTGGAATAAAACTTCTGTAATTTCAGTGATATTTCTACATCTCCCTGACCAGATAACGTGAACTGGACTGGCTCCAGAAACTTGGGTTTAGCTGTAGAATAAAAGATTAGTAAATGAGCATTTATCAACTATGAAAGCATAGAAACCACtcataaataaattgttttactcAATATCATATGTCACCAGCTAAAacaaaggaaagaaggaaatttAAATGTGGGAAATAAAATTGATGAATACTTTATATGAATCATAAGAAATGCACAGTTTGGTTAGGTCTGCTGAATATCACAATGTAATACTTTCCCTTCCTCACTGATTTAGTATTGTGAGTGTATGGTGCAAAATAAGTGGAAGTAATAAATCAAAGTGCATCTAATCACCAACTAATGTGCTGGAAAGCAGTGGTAAAACATGTGTAAAGTTCAATTAAATCCGAccttcagccttcccttcagtcttgcccAGTTGTACAAGtttctctcctgtactgaaattgctgaatatgtttttttacatactgtgA
The Pyxicephalus adspersus chromosome 7, UCB_Pads_2.0, whole genome shotgun sequence genome window above contains:
- the LOC140334636 gene encoding uncharacterized protein is translated as MSAGKVLLLILLFLISFLHNEAALVVFAPTPHRAHLGENIVLPCSFRVDNSSINLRFLAIVWMFQEKEVLRMDNKGISSHPRIFINKQDIPNGIANIEIRNVTISDTGQYRCVIVYSPDREYKDVDLRVYGNQKFVVSDIEVPVWTDGEKTTLTCRASNCTKDVQVTWVIQGRDGSKYEVSDTVSGDNEEEQPLILREYQVTKEKLNLRKEHHDVTTKLTFIPSISRHLGCTVTCRLTHQKNTEEKICEVKSIIAKPKFLEPVQFTLSGQGDVEISLKLQKFYSSEIEWRWFSKMGQSEKKIPSDNVISDSGNTFDLESKCSVPGELFKDPSNKVIMKWKHQSMETSQTQEFSVRDLPWHPKLQTIPIESIFQGDRVLLQCRVSDYFPNILVVKWFERKTGSPDMVEISSSDKYNISEIPSYQMENQTFSSTTVLSYSRSDFSENGVEFTCRVSALLMNNIQGPQTWYSGDKVTLYCTGSYCMEDTRVIWRVKEADGFICEITEDMRTDRDQPYGYVARRERTDVSDVKGLLDVTSSLTFTPSIAKHQNISIDCKILYGGKGKEKTFQYKSLYAKPIVSSPIKLSLTDSGEVLCSLDIEGFYPRDIQIKWNDGEISEPNRTSQNSDGTFSVRSEHKLTGSFFSGPDSAVKVSWKHDSMKDWESRQMSVRDKDINTAAVPPPEDNQQQRLHQVSQTVSETDSDIAETAHEPIWIVGEIGGPSRWIHGEKVTVYCSVSYCSEDTNVKWMVKPTDGPAEEISSNGGDSRTDSGYLLSKDIEQADREGLVNITSLLTFIPSVSKHLGVIVSCTVSCNGQTETKEFIPRSVHAKPQVLEGVKTSLCDTGDVLCSLNLQIFYPKHMKISWKSGENQLKSKEEYKENNDHTYNGHSHCTVPRYLLQDPKFTVHVTWGHKSLEKPQTEILSWRHPGLSWCPVIEEVPIPHVLSEQKNTLQYNISRYFPDVVTVRWYRKEKGEK